Genomic segment of Sodaliphilus pleomorphus:
ATTGTGGCCATGGGGCGCTCGATGGCGTTGTAGCCGCGCCGCTCGGGCAGCAGGTGCACATGCCCGGGGATGAGCGGCATCAGTTCGCCCGTGTGCTGGTTGAGAAACAAGTCCACGTCAACCCGCTCGGGGTCGAGCGCGTTGAGCAGTCCCAGCAACGCCCTTTCGGCCCCGCCCAGCTCCATGTAGTGCATGTTGATAAATATCCGTGCCTTAGCCATTAGTAATCCCATGTTATATTATTGGCTACTACTTTTGCAGGACATCCTGCAATCACGCTATTAGGTGGACAATTCTTAGTTACAATTGCCCCAAATGCAACGATTGAATTCTTACCTATTTCTACTCCTTTTAAAATTGTACAGTTTTGAGCCAGCCAGATGTGGTCATGCAGAATAATGTCTTTTGCGAGATTTGTCACATTGCCTGTAACAGTGTTTATTACCTTATGAGAATCATGATTCCTTAGTAATATGTTGTAACTGAACATGCATCTTTTACCTATTGAGATTGATGCATCTTTTAAGATAAATGTTACTCCACGTACTCCTGTTTCCGAGCCTATATTTAACTTAGAATTCCCTTCAGCAATAATTGTGCATGGCCCTCTGAATTTTACATTTTCATCAAAAACGATGTGATTATTATCACCGTTTATCGTAATTGTAAGATTGTCTAGTCTACATCTTTCTCCAATAATTACGCGATTGTTGTTTCCTTTTATATTTATAAAGAAATTATGTTTATGTCTCGGTTTGCCAATTTTAATTGCATTGCTTTTCCCTGAGATCTTAAATGGTCTGAGATTCCTATAGAATTCTCTTATAATATCTTTGATTATCATCGAAGTAATTTCGCTATTTTTGTCTTTAAATCTAATAATGTGATATTTTTAAAGTAATATATTCTCTCTTTGATAGAGTTTTCAATTTTTTTGAGAGAATTTGACTCAGCTTTATTCCACTGGGATAAAGCTATGTCGTTTAAAACCAACTCGGCAATTTCTTGAGTCTCTTTAACATTATCTGTTATGTGGAGAGAATCTTTCCCCCTGCCAAAGTTGCTACGGAGATCATCTTTGAAGGATATTAGTTTATTAAGATCCTCCTCAAAGGTGAAAAAAATAAATTCAAGTGTATGACCTTTCCCATAGCACCTTAGTGCCTTGTCCTTTACCGCCTCAATTGAATGGGTCCATTCTTGTTCTTGATATATTTGCTTTACAAAAGCAGTCAATGCATTATATGTGACTCTGATTTTTTTACGATAAACTACTTGTTGATTGTTTTCTATTAGGTTTCTTGCTAAAGTCTTTTGATTCTCATTCAGAGTAGGCCATATACACATAACATGTACATTAGAAAGCCAATACATCATCTCAAGTGCTATCTCATCTAAAGTAACCCAGGAGAGTCCTCGCATCTTGAAATATTGATAGTCAAAGTTGGCCTTTGATGTTACATCTTTGAATCTTGCGATGGTTATTTCCTTATTATAATAGGCCAAAATAGCCACTCTGTGTGCTCCATCTAGTATTACACCATTAGAGTCAACAGGGACAAGAGAAACCGATTTGTCAAAATCTTTATCCTTAAAACTTTCAATTAGATTGTTGAAGACACTTACAAAATCATCAAAAGATAATTTATCATCGCGTCCTGGCTCTTTACCGTCAGGATTAAACGCCTTGATATGTTCAATGTAAACGCATAAAGCATGTTCCTTATTTTCTTTATAGTGGGTTAAATAATAAAGTTTTGCGAAAAGATCAAACCGTTTTCCTGTCAGTAATGTACGTGCATTAACATTTTCAATGCTGTAACTTTTACTGTCAAGGTCGTATATCTCGCGTGTATGTTTTTGTATTAATGAAAGCTCCTGCATATATAATGTCTGATGTCTACAAGAAATTGAATTAATTTTACTCTGGAATCGAACTTCATGTGCTTATATCTTAGACCAATATTAGATTTAATCATAGAACGATTGATGTTCTTTTTGTTTAGTGGGACATAAATATCATGTGGGTATGAGTAAAAATAGCCATGCGCTGTCATGAATTTCTCAAGAACAGCAACAAATTGTTTTCGTTCATTTGATTCTTGATCTAAAGTGATATTAAACTGAGACAATCGAGAGATGATATTCTTTCGATATTCCGCATTAATTTCCTTTTTTTGGACAAGTGCATGATAAAGAAGAGAATATAGCATATTCGTTTCATCCATGACGTAGAAGCCCTGCGGAGAAAGAACTCTATACTTGAGCATGTCTTTTTCCCATGATGTGCAATAATACCCGTCTCCGACATGTCTAAGGTCAAGTTTTACTCGTTTGCCTTTAATTGAGATATGATAGTGAGTGCCATCATTAAATAGTTTTGGAGAAAGATCTTGATAACTTCTTGCCCCTAATAAATTGACAATTGTTAGGCTGTTTTCACACAGGATGTCAACATCGCCGTGCCCATCCATATACATATTAGAGGTTAATAGATTATCATAATTTCTTAAAATTACATATCTCACATCGTTAGAGTGTAATATGTCAATAACCTCTTGGAAGCTGTTGAAATCTCCTTTCATATATTGATCCTTTTTAGGGGTTTGTTTTTTAATAGAATTCGATTTGTTATTCTTCGCATTAGAGAAATGATTTTTAATAATGTGGGGTATTTAAAATTTATTTTTAAAGATAGAGGTGCCTTGGATGTGTCAATCTTACTAATATATTCTATAAATGCATTGATTATTCTTTTATCTTTTGAACTTAATGAGGCTAGGTACATGTCTCGTACCAGGTTAAAAAAACAATGCCGCATTAAACTCTCAAATTGAGGGTAATTATCTCTTATGAAATAATATCGTTCTTTGTAGCCTTCAAGTAAGTCTATGTTCTTAAGAGAAAAATGTCCCGAGATGCTGTCTCCCCTTTGTCGATAATAATAAAGCGGCTGAGGGATGATACCATAACATGAAATCTCGTTGATAATAAGGTGTTGCCAATATGCATCTTCAAAGTACTTCCCTACGGGATTTAAATGCCTTTTTACAATCGAGGTCTTGTAGAGTTTTCCCCAAACAAAATTTTTAATATAAGTATTTTTAATTAATTCTCTCATCGTTTCCTCCTTGTTCAGCACAAAGGGGTGAGTTTCTTCGCAAATGTATCTATCGTCAAAGAGAAGGTAATTTGGATAAGCGTAATAAAAGCCTGCTTGTACTACTTCACATTTGTTTTTTATAGCAAAGTCGTACAGAGTCATAATTGCATTAGAAACAAGCCAGTCGTCGCTGTCTAAAAAATAGATATATTCCCCTTTGGCAGCATTTATGCCTGCATTACGAGCATCGCTTAAGCCGCCATTCGATTTATTTATTATGGAGACATTTGAGAATTTATGAGCGAAGTATCTACAAATGTCAAGACTTCCATCTGTTGAGCCATCATTTACAAGAATTATCTCTACCTGCTCTTGATTAAATAGCCCTATACTTTCGATTGACTTGTACAGATATTTCTCAACATTGTAAATTGGTAAAACGATGCTTATCTTCATCTTTTTAGGGTCATTAATAAATCATATAAGTAATATAAATGAGAGATTAACATCTTATTCAAAAAATATTCTTTCCAAGAGCTGTTTCTCTTCCATTTCTTTAGTAGATGAGTATCAACTCCTTTTAGTTTCGTTATTCTCTCCTTTCTGGTCTTAAACTCATTACTATATATTGATGCAATGACCCTTTCCTGCCAGTAGGTTAGGTATTCCATAGGGTATGTGCTTGATGTTTGTATGTTAGACATTAGTTTTTCTACTACTGCACGAAATTTTATAAAGCCATGCATCTCTTCGTCAAAAGAGGCTATCCCTAAGGTTGTTAAAGAGCCCTGATGAAGATCATAAATGTATCCGCATCCTGGAGTGAAACTTAAACTTCTTATTTTTAATAGATACGTGTAGACAAATAGTGCATCCTCTCCAGCATGAATTTTTTCGTCAAACAAGATGGAATTGCTTTTTAAAATGTCTGTTTTAAATAGCTTTGCCCATGGAGCTTTTTGAAACCGCATTAGGTTCTTGTCAAATATTACACCAAAATCCTCTCTTTTTAAAAATAGATCCGGGTACTCTCTTTTCTGGCAATCTCTTCCGTTTATTTTTTTTTGACCTGTCAAAACAAACTCGCAACAATATTTTTTTTGGCTTTCAAAAAGCGTGTCAAGAAGGCGCTCATTGACATAATCGTCAGAGTCGATAAATGTAATCCAATTTCCGTTTGCATTTTTTATTCCACGATTTCTTGCGGAGCTGACACCTTGGTTCTTTTGATGGTAAACTTTTATACGGTTGTATTTGCTTTGATATTCATCACAAATTTCACTGGAACTATCAGTGCTACCGTCATCAACAAGAATGAGCTCAAAATCCTTAAAAGATTGAGCTAGGATGCTTTCAATACAACGCTTTAGATATTTTCCTGAGTTATATACAGGGACTATGACTGAAATCTCTGGCATAATTTGTCTTTTACAATTTTTCGTGTTTTATCATCCAAAAGAAAGCAATAGGTTACAGAAAGTAATACAATAAGGTTCACTGCCGTTACTACAAATAATCGCCAAAAAGAATCTTGCATGTTTCGGTAGACAATATAGGAGAGTATTGCCGCTATTGCAACCACGATGCTTCCTTGAGCAATTCTCTTGATCAATGCATAAATGCTAAACGAGCTTATTTGTTTTTTTAAAATTACCAAATCACTGGATAATACTAAAATATTTACAATCACTAAGGTGTAATAAGCAAAATTGGAGCTAAAGTTCAATTTAAAAAAAATGTATACGGCAGGAAGGCTTGTTAATAGAATTGAACCGGTAATGAAACTGATGTATTTGATGTTTCCCGTAGCGTGATTTCCAATATTTACAATGCTATTAATAAGTCCAATGATACAAGAAAACAGCAGAATTCTGCAAAAGTCAATAGCATGGGCAGGCACGATGCCGAGCCAGATGTGTAACAACAATGGCATCTCGAGAAAACAAGGTGTGAGCAATATCCCAAAGAGTACGATGGTAATTGTGATAGCATTTGTCATAAGGTTTTGCATTTCTTCAACTTTGTCTTGGGCATATTGCTTGATGATTTGAGGGCGGAATGCTGTGATGACATTAAATACCAGTCCTTGCACTACACCATTGACTGTGGTGGCGATGGAGCTGGCGGCGTTGAGGGTGACGCCGAAAAACATGTTGATGAGGAAGTTGATGCCCTGCTGGCGCGCCGTGACACAGGCGTTGCCATAGAGGTCCCAGCCCGAGAAGGAGAGCATGGGCTTGAGCAGGGTCTTGTCCCACACCCAGTGGAAGTGGGTTTCCTTGAAGTGGCGCAGGCAATAGACGCGGTAGATCAGCATGATGGTGACCGAGACGGCCAGGGTGAGCACGGCATAGAGCTTGAGCTTGTCGAAGTGGCCCAGCACGAGCAGGTAGACGATGCCGAGCTTGAGCAGCGAGTTGAGGATCTCGACGTAGGCATACACGTTCATCTTCTCGTGCGAGATGATGCTGGCGTCGTAGGGCGCCTGGGTGATGCCTATCATCGAGCTCAGGATGCTGAGCTGGTACACCCAGTGGGCGGCCTCCATGCGGCTGGGGGGTATCACGAGCTTGTTGCACAGGAACCACAGACCCACGGTCTCGCCCAGCACCATGACCACAAGGGCAATGCCCATGTGGATGATGAGCGCGCTCGAGAAGGTCCTGGCCAGGCGAGCGCTGTCGCCACGCCCCAGCTCGAAGGTGAGGAAGCGGCTTGTGGCGCCGGCCATGGCGGCGTTGAGAAAGCCCATCATGGCTATCACGCCGCCCACCACGCCATAGATGCCGTAGTCCTGCACGCCCAGGGTGTTGAGCACCACGCGCGAGGTGTAGAAGCCCACGATCATGGTGAGGAACATGCGCAGGTAGAGTGCCACAGTGTTTTTGGCGATGCGGCGGTTGCTTGATGCTTGTGTTGCTGTCATGCTACTGAGTGTGTGAAGTGCTCACTTCGAACACAAGACAATGCCTTGGGGCTTGGCAATGAGCATAACTTGCTCGTTGTCAATAAGTTTTGAGATATTGGGCTTCGATGTGCGGCATGAAATCAATTCTAATCCCATTTTCTCCTATCTTGTGTTTTTTTCGTGATGCAAAGGTAGAAAAAAAAACTTAATGTTTGGCTCTTTGCAGCTCAAAACATTTGTGCTGCCCAGATGGGGCGGCTTGCCAAAACGAAAAAAAAAAACGCCGAAAATCGTGTTCCAGATTTTCAACGTTTTTTAAAAACTGGTCGGGATGACTTGATTCGAACAAGCGACCCCTCGCCCCCCAGACGAATACTCTAACCGGACTGAGCTACATCCCGATCGCTGCAATCGTGGGGTTGTCCCCTCAATTGCGATGCAAAGGTAGCAAGATTTCTCAAGACGACAAAATTTTTTTACGTTTTTTTGCTTCCAGCTCGTTTAAAATTTCTAAAAAAATAGTTCAAAAAAAGCGATGAGGGGTGAAAACAATGTGAAGAAAAATTGCTACATTTGCCCAACTCTATACCTTTATTATAGATACACCCCAAGCGCCCATGTGCAGTTTTGAAGCAGATTACTATCTAAATACTAACAAATATAATCAAGACGAAGAATGAAAAAACTGTTATTCTTTCTTGCGATAGCTTGTTGTGCAGTGGTCACAGCGCGCGCCTACACGGCGGCCGACTCGGCTGTGATGGCTGGCAAGCTGTCGGTCACGACACAAATGTTTCTCAACGACCGCAGTGCGGCGGCCTCGGGGCAGCAGCCCGAGAAGGCGCCGTCGATGCCCCGTGGCCTGGTGCCCGCCTCGCGCGACATGGCGCGGGCTGTGCGCGTCTATGCCCAGCCCGAGCAGGTGGGCGGGCGCCAGTATGTGCCCTGCTTCATTCGCCTGGCTGCCGGCGGCAGCGTGGGCAGCCTTGAGGCCAAGGGTGTGCAAGTGCAGTGCACCTTCGGTAACGGGCTGCTCACCGCCCTGGTGCCTGTCGACTCGATCGAGGCTGTGGCCCTGCTGGCCGGCGTGAGCCGTGTCAACGTGTCGTCGGTCATGCGCAAGGCCACCGATGCGGCCCGCACGGCCACCCATGCCGACGATGTGCTCACCCGCTCGCTCGACGCTGCGGGGCTGGGCATCGACTCGGTCTACGACGGCAAGGGCGTGGTGCTGGGTGTGATCGACACTGGCATCGACTTTCAGCACATCGCTTTCAAGGATGCCAGCCTGAGCAGCCGCATCAAGCGTGCCTATGTGTACAATGGCACCTCGGCCCGCGAGTACACCTCGATCACCAGCAGCAGCCCCACCACCGACGACAGCGGCGAGGACCACGGCACCCACACCAGCTCTACGGCTGGCGGCTCGAGTG
This window contains:
- a CDS encoding polysaccharide biosynthesis protein, with protein sequence MTATQASSNRRIAKNTVALYLRMFLTMIVGFYTSRVVLNTLGVQDYGIYGVVGGVIAMMGFLNAAMAGATSRFLTFELGRGDSARLARTFSSALIIHMGIALVVMVLGETVGLWFLCNKLVIPPSRMEAAHWVYQLSILSSMIGITQAPYDASIISHEKMNVYAYVEILNSLLKLGIVYLLVLGHFDKLKLYAVLTLAVSVTIMLIYRVYCLRHFKETHFHWVWDKTLLKPMLSFSGWDLYGNACVTARQQGINFLINMFFGVTLNAASSIATTVNGVVQGLVFNVITAFRPQIIKQYAQDKVEEMQNLMTNAITITIVLFGILLTPCFLEMPLLLHIWLGIVPAHAIDFCRILLFSCIIGLINSIVNIGNHATGNIKYISFITGSILLTSLPAVYIFFKLNFSSNFAYYTLVIVNILVLSSDLVILKKQISSFSIYALIKRIAQGSIVVAIAAILSYIVYRNMQDSFWRLFVVTAVNLIVLLSVTYCFLLDDKTRKIVKDKLCQRFQS
- a CDS encoding glycosyltransferase family 2 protein, encoding MKISIVLPIYNVEKYLYKSIESIGLFNQEQVEIILVNDGSTDGSLDICRYFAHKFSNVSIINKSNGGLSDARNAGINAAKGEYIYFLDSDDWLVSNAIMTLYDFAIKNKCEVVQAGFYYAYPNYLLFDDRYICEETHPFVLNKEETMRELIKNTYIKNFVWGKLYKTSIVKRHLNPVGKYFEDAYWQHLIINEISCYGIIPQPLYYYRQRGDSISGHFSLKNIDLLEGYKERYYFIRDNYPQFESLMRHCFFNLVRDMYLASLSSKDKRIINAFIEYISKIDTSKAPLSLKINFKYPTLLKIISLMRRITNRILLKNKPLKRINI
- a CDS encoding acyltransferase, producing MIIKDIIREFYRNLRPFKISGKSNAIKIGKPRHKHNFFINIKGNNNRVIIGERCRLDNLTITINGDNNHIVFDENVKFRGPCTIIAEGNSKLNIGSETGVRGVTFILKDASISIGKRCMFSYNILLRNHDSHKVINTVTGNVTNLAKDIILHDHIWLAQNCTILKGVEIGKNSIVAFGAIVTKNCPPNSVIAGCPAKVVANNITWDY
- a CDS encoding glycosyltransferase family 2 protein, which produces MPEISVIVPVYNSGKYLKRCIESILAQSFKDFELILVDDGSTDSSSEICDEYQSKYNRIKVYHQKNQGVSSARNRGIKNANGNWITFIDSDDYVNERLLDTLFESQKKYCCEFVLTGQKKINGRDCQKREYPDLFLKREDFGVIFDKNLMRFQKAPWAKLFKTDILKSNSILFDEKIHAGEDALFVYTYLLKIRSLSFTPGCGYIYDLHQGSLTTLGIASFDEEMHGFIKFRAVVEKLMSNIQTSSTYPMEYLTYWQERVIASIYSNEFKTRKERITKLKGVDTHLLKKWKRNSSWKEYFLNKMLISHLYYLYDLLMTLKR